A section of the Tenrec ecaudatus isolate mTenEca1 chromosome 15, mTenEca1.hap1, whole genome shotgun sequence genome encodes:
- the LOC142428000 gene encoding small ribosomal subunit protein eS12-like, with product MAEEGIAAGGVMDVNTALQEVLKTALIHDGLARGIREAAKALDKLQAHLCVLASDCDEPMYVKLVEALCAEHQINLIKVDDNKKLGEWVGLCKTDREGKPRKVVGCSCVVVKDYGKESQAKDVIKEYFKCKK from the coding sequence ATGGCCGAGGAAGGCATTGCTGCTGGAGGTGTAATGGACGTTAACACTGCATTACAAGAGGTGCTGAAGACCGCCCTCATCCACGATGGCCTAGCACGTGGAATCCGCGAAGCTGCCAAAGCCTTAGACAAGCTCCAAGCTCATCTTTGTGTGCTTGCATCCGACTGTGATGAGCCGATGTATGTCAAGCTGGTGGAGGCCCTATGTGCTGAACACCAGATCAACCTCATTAAGGTTGATGACAACAAGAAACTAGGAGAGTGGGTGGGCCTCTGCAAAACTGATAGAGAAGGAAAACCCCGGAAAGTGGTTGGTTGCAGTTGTGTGGTTGTTAAGGACTATGGCAAAGAATCTCAAGCCAAGGATGTTATTAAAGAATACTTTAAATGCAAAAAATGA